Proteins encoded in a region of the Carassius gibelio isolate Cgi1373 ecotype wild population from Czech Republic chromosome B5, carGib1.2-hapl.c, whole genome shotgun sequence genome:
- the LOC127958004 gene encoding phosphoserine aminotransferase-like encodes MEEKQTINFGAGPAKLPQSVLLQAQKEMLDCSGTGISILEMSHRSSDFSKIINTTENLLRELLNVPENYKILFLQGGGSGQFSGVPLNLIGLKEDRSADYLVTGTWSAKAAKEAEKYGKVNVIHPKLDSYTKIPDSSTWSLNPSASYVYYCCNETVHGVEFNFIPDTKGVLLVSDMSSNFLSRPVDVSKFGLIFAGAQKNVGCAGVTVVIVREDLMGKALNECPIILDYQVQAGNNSLYNTPPCFSIYIMGLVLEWIKNNGGADAMERLNKQKSDIVYDIINCSNGFYSCPVDMACRSRMNIPFRIGKKEGDESLEKEFLDGASKLGMISLKGHRSVGGIRASLYNAVTVEDVKALGAYMEEFLKNHQ; translated from the exons ATGGAGGAGAAACAAACCATCAATTTCGGAGCTGGTCCAGCTAAACTTCCACAGTCG GTTTTACTTCAAGCACAGAAGGAGATGCTGGATTGCAGTGGCACTGGGATAAGCATTCTTG AAATGAGCCACAGatcgtctgatttctccaagatTATAAACACTACTGAAAACCTTCTCCGTGAGCTTCT GAATGTACCTGAAAACTATAAGATACTGTTCCTGCAAGGCGGAGGCTCGGGACAGTTCAGTGGGGTTCCTCTGAATCTGATCGGTCTGAAGGAGGACAGGTCTGCTGATTATCTGGTCACTGGGACGTGGTCTGCAAAGGCAGCCAAAGAGGCAGAGAAGTATGGAAAAGTGAACGTGATTCATCCAAAACTGGATAGCTACACCA AAATCCCAGACAGTAGCACTTGGTCGCTGAATCCTTCAGCATCTTACGTCTATTACTGCTGCAATGAGACGGTGCACGGCGTTGAGTTTAACTTCATCCCGGACACTAAAGGAGTGCTTCTTGTCAGTGATATGTCATCAAACTTCCTCTCCAGGCCAGTAGACGTGTCGAAG tttgGTCTGATATTTGCCGGCGCACAGAAGAATGTCGGGTGTGCTGGTGTGACGGTTGTCATTGTCAGAGAGGATTTGATGGGCAAGGCTTTGAACGAGTGCCCTATTATACTGGACTATCAGGTGCAGGCTGGCAATAACTCGCTCTACAACACTCCTCCATGCTTCAG TATTTACATTATGGGTTTGGTTCTGGAGTGGATCAAGAACAACGGAGGGGCGGATGCCATGGAACGACTGAATAAACAGAAATCCGACATCGTCTATGACATTATCAACTGCTCCAATGGATTTTACTC ATGCCCAGTTGACATGGCGTGCCGAAGCCGCATGAACATTCCATTCCGCATCGGAAAGAAGGAAGGGGATGAAAGTCTTGAAAAGGAATTTCTTGATGGTGCTTCTAAACTTGGCATGATCTCACTTAAAGGACACAG GTCTGTGGGTGGCATCCGGGCTTCCCTGTACAATGCAGTGACTGTTGAAGATGTGAAGGCTCTTGGCGCCTATATGGAAGAATTCCTGAAGAACCACCAGTAG